The following coding sequences lie in one Lolium perenne isolate Kyuss_39 chromosome 2, Kyuss_2.0, whole genome shotgun sequence genomic window:
- the LOC127333377 gene encoding squamosa promoter-binding-like protein 13 — protein sequence MDRKDKSRKSSSAAAMAALAAAAAGDGSRADGMMYPSGDEDKKLNLVNVPVITVGASSSSASSVAARRNAGAGGAVAAGAGGPSCQAERCGADLTDAKRYHRRHKVCEAHAKAAVVLVAGLRQRFCQQCSRFHELLEFDDTKRSCRRRLAGHNERRRKSSAEANGGDGCRHADQDGRSHPGNPPLNHFQIR from the exons ATGGACCGCAAGGACAAGTCCCGCAAGTCCTCCTCAGCAGCGGCGATGGCCGCGCTCGCCGCAGCTGCAGCCGGGGACGGTTCCCGAGCCGACGGGATGATGTATCCGTCAGGGGACGAGGACAAGAAGCTGAACCTTGTGAACGTGCCCGTGATCACCGTCGGCGCCTCGagctcctctgcctcgtcggtggcggcgaggaggaacgctggtgctggtggcgccgtcgCGGCTGGGGCCGGCGGGCCGAGCTGCCAGGCCGAGAGGTGCGGCGCCGACCTCACCGACGCCAAGCGGTACCACCGCAGGCACAAGGTGTGCGAGGCGCACGCCAAGGCCGCCGTCGTGCTCGTCGCCGGCCTCCGCCAGCGCTTCTGCCAGCAATGCAGTCG GTTCCACGAGCTTCTGGAGTTCGATGACACCAAGCGCAGCTGCCGCCGGCGTCTGGCCGGCCACAACGAGCGAAGGAGGAAGAGCTCGGCGGAGGCCAACGGCGGCGACGGATGCCGCCACGCCGACCAGGACGGCCGGAGCCACCCGGGGAACCCTCCGCTGAACCACTTCCAGATCAGATAA